One window from the genome of Deltaproteobacteria bacterium encodes:
- a CDS encoding RluA family pseudouridine synthase — translation MGQAETTQLLVPEVEDGARLDRLVAVLSGVSRKEARQMIGSGRVFVKGRPAKILSKRFKAGTILEIRGDVATPDTKPAQRDVSQQPLEVLYLDHEIIAVNKPSGLLTEHDRFGSPSLESVVPAWLESQGKDSRIWLVHRLDAVTSGVVVLARSQRAVKRLNEVFRERKASKVYLALVQGPFTGETDVDEPIGRLKGTRHGVKADGKPAQTFFRPVVAGREGALIVAAPLTGRTHQIRVHLAHLSQPIVGDRLYGGSMYLGGQGQIVVPRTMLHAYRLTVPHPRGADPITFEAPPAADMVRLMAELDLDYLEPLKQV, via the coding sequence GTGGGGCAGGCTGAGACAACACAATTATTGGTGCCAGAGGTCGAGGACGGAGCGAGGCTTGATCGGCTCGTGGCGGTTTTATCAGGTGTTTCCCGTAAAGAGGCCCGCCAAATGATTGGTTCTGGACGGGTTTTTGTAAAAGGTCGGCCCGCAAAAATCTTATCTAAGCGCTTTAAAGCAGGAACGATTTTGGAGATCCGGGGTGACGTTGCAACTCCAGATACGAAGCCGGCTCAAAGAGATGTTAGCCAGCAGCCGCTCGAAGTTTTGTATCTCGATCACGAGATTATAGCGGTGAACAAACCCAGCGGTCTCCTCACTGAGCATGACCGCTTCGGTAGCCCCAGTCTCGAATCCGTAGTTCCTGCTTGGCTGGAGAGCCAGGGAAAAGACAGCCGTATCTGGCTCGTTCATCGCCTGGATGCAGTGACCAGTGGCGTTGTTGTATTGGCGCGTAGCCAAAGAGCCGTTAAGCGCTTGAACGAGGTTTTTCGAGAGCGAAAAGCCAGCAAGGTGTACTTGGCATTGGTGCAGGGACCATTTACGGGCGAAACGGATGTTGATGAACCGATAGGGCGGCTGAAGGGCACTCGCCATGGAGTGAAGGCCGACGGCAAGCCGGCCCAGACGTTTTTTAGACCCGTTGTTGCTGGGCGAGAAGGGGCGCTGATTGTGGCTGCCCCGCTTACCGGGCGTACCCACCAAATAAGGGTGCATCTGGCCCATCTTAGTCAACCTATCGTCGGGGATAGACTCTACGGTGGTTCGATGTACCTTGGCGGTCAGGGTCAGATTGTAGTGCCCCGCACGATGCTTCATGCCTATCGACTTACCGTTCCTCACCCCAGAGGAGCTGATCCTATCACCTTTGAGGCGCCGCCCGCTGCGGATATGGTGAGATTGATGGCCGAGCTAGATCTTGATTACCTTGAACCCTTGAAACAAGTCTAG
- a CDS encoding stringent starvation protein B: protein MTDTENNKRDTLDSFLAEGMVLVQLDSRLDDVCVPEHLKGDPTLRLNISGRFGLPLEVDDWGVRATLTFQGDPFECQLPWKAIYIIISHVTGEPCLFASDVPPEYVSEALGHLKNKATPLAQPQPQPEPAADPEPNRMHLRLVHDEPESAEPTSEPEVAVEDNDDGPDDDGPAPPPKKPFLSVVK from the coding sequence ATGACTGATACCGAAAATAACAAACGCGATACCTTAGATAGCTTTCTTGCCGAAGGCATGGTGCTTGTCCAACTCGACAGCCGGCTGGATGACGTCTGCGTCCCCGAGCATCTTAAAGGCGACCCAACCCTCAGGCTCAATATCTCCGGGCGGTTTGGACTGCCCCTAGAGGTGGATGATTGGGGCGTGCGAGCAACCCTCACTTTTCAAGGCGACCCATTCGAATGCCAGTTGCCCTGGAAGGCCATCTACATAATCATCTCCCACGTTACCGGGGAGCCATGTCTTTTCGCATCTGATGTGCCACCTGAATATGTGTCTGAAGCACTTGGGCACCTCAAAAACAAGGCAACCCCTCTCGCGCAACCGCAACCGCAACCCGAGCCTGCAGCTGACCCTGAACCCAATCGCATGCACCTGCGGTTGGTCCACGACGAACCTGAATCCGCTGAGCCCACGAGCGAACCCGAAGTGGCAGTGGAAGATAACGACGACGGTCCAGATGATGACGGCCCAGCGCCTCCACCTAAAAAACCCTTCCTCTCTGTCGTAAAGTAA
- the prmA gene encoding 50S ribosomal protein L11 methyltransferase — protein MTDSQTWWEATFEIAEHSSEEMGVLLIESGALGVQTISDEIPLPRLPDIHGNPPEALELNIAPGHHVLIACFASDQTEASILAIVENCHNGLDAVNAQPVEVKHCDDTSWQTMWKAFFTPRQIGENFWVIPSWEQDFKAPQDAYPIIIDPGMAFGTGHHGTTALCLAALEQVLQVQTTPSLLDVGCGSGILSIAASLLGAQEINAIDIDPKAVEVTLENAELNQVEGIRASTDAIERISATYDVVIANILANILLRLAPGIVGTVSPESTLILSGIPLHQIDEVKTVFGEAYSKRWGQTLPQPSLTEAGEWACLVYQPA, from the coding sequence ATGACTGATTCACAGACTTGGTGGGAAGCAACCTTTGAGATTGCCGAGCACAGTAGCGAGGAAATGGGCGTACTACTCATTGAATCAGGTGCGCTTGGGGTTCAGACCATTTCAGACGAAATTCCGCTTCCGCGCCTACCTGATATCCACGGCAATCCCCCGGAAGCCTTAGAACTCAATATTGCGCCGGGCCACCACGTGCTCATTGCTTGTTTCGCTTCAGATCAAACTGAAGCAAGCATCCTTGCCATTGTAGAGAATTGCCACAACGGGCTCGACGCCGTGAACGCGCAGCCAGTAGAAGTTAAGCACTGCGACGATACTTCCTGGCAAACCATGTGGAAGGCATTTTTTACGCCTCGTCAGATTGGGGAGAATTTCTGGGTCATCCCCTCATGGGAGCAGGATTTTAAAGCCCCACAAGACGCTTACCCCATCATCATCGATCCCGGCATGGCTTTTGGAACCGGTCATCATGGAACCACTGCTCTTTGCTTGGCCGCACTGGAGCAAGTGCTTCAAGTGCAAACCACCCCGTCCCTTCTAGACGTTGGTTGCGGCTCTGGGATTTTAAGCATCGCGGCCAGTCTTCTGGGTGCTCAAGAAATCAATGCCATAGACATCGACCCGAAAGCAGTCGAAGTCACTCTTGAAAACGCAGAGCTGAATCAAGTTGAAGGTATTCGCGCCAGCACAGACGCCATTGAGAGAATCTCAGCCACCTACGATGTTGTCATCGCCAATATTCTGGCAAACATCCTTCTGCGGTTGGCTCCTGGTATTGTCGGTACGGTGTCTCCAGAATCCACATTGATCTTGAGTGGTATTCCGTTGCACCAAATAGATGAAGTTAAAACTGTGTTTGGCGAAGCATACTCAAAACGATGGGGCCAAACACTGCCACAGCCAAGTCTCACAGAAGCTGGTGAGTGGGCCTGCCTCGTTTACCAACCGGCCTAA
- a CDS encoding 3-deoxy-D-manno-octulosonic acid transferase, whose amino-acid sequence MRTVRIMLTYLLFPWVSPFLFLHPKLKAGFLERFGLNTMPAPKKGPTLWLHGASAGDVLALVPTAKALRAIYPDASLIVTAMTDSGFAMAKQQAQVFDHIRYIPWDLPGAVRRTLNGLQPDAIILEFAELWPELLHQASKNNVQVVLHNGRFSRERLERYRRMFRLTGNLVEQLTMLLVRDQEEKVRAMVLGALPESIHTTGNTKFDHLKEPPNPVHLTAFRGEINHTGLGPVLVAGSTHDGEEEILLETLSNLRVQYPTLKLIIAPRYIDRSSRLGDLGEKYRFKTSLRTQSPKDWDVLILDTVGELSLAYALGTVVFVGGSINDRGGHNIVEPALCGKPVIFGPYMSNVEDSVKLLLGRGGLQISNPEQLVRVLGDLLGDSEKCKLLGEKAASQARSVQGAAAQNATHISAMLNQRQAPT is encoded by the coding sequence ATGCGCACCGTTCGGATCATGCTGACCTACTTACTTTTCCCATGGGTCAGCCCCTTTTTATTTCTGCACCCGAAACTCAAGGCGGGCTTCCTCGAGCGCTTTGGGCTGAATACAATGCCCGCCCCAAAAAAAGGGCCGACCCTTTGGCTGCACGGTGCATCCGCGGGTGATGTTCTGGCCCTCGTCCCAACTGCCAAGGCCTTACGAGCTATATACCCTGATGCATCTTTAATCGTAACCGCCATGACCGACAGCGGCTTTGCGATGGCCAAGCAACAGGCTCAGGTTTTTGACCACATCCGCTACATCCCGTGGGACTTGCCTGGAGCCGTGAGACGAACCCTCAATGGCCTTCAACCTGACGCTATCATCCTAGAGTTTGCCGAACTATGGCCCGAACTGCTTCACCAAGCCTCGAAAAATAACGTCCAGGTTGTTCTTCACAATGGACGTTTTTCAAGGGAACGCCTTGAGCGGTATCGACGGATGTTTCGCCTCACTGGTAATCTCGTTGAACAGCTCACCATGCTACTGGTTCGAGATCAGGAAGAAAAAGTTCGGGCGATGGTTCTTGGAGCTTTACCCGAGTCCATTCACACCACCGGAAACACCAAGTTTGACCACCTTAAAGAACCACCGAACCCTGTTCATCTCACTGCATTTAGAGGTGAAATCAACCATACAGGTCTTGGCCCAGTCCTGGTCGCAGGCAGCACCCACGATGGCGAAGAGGAAATATTACTAGAGACTCTCTCCAACTTGCGAGTGCAATACCCAACACTCAAACTTATCATCGCTCCGCGATACATCGACCGCTCCTCTCGCTTGGGAGACCTCGGCGAAAAATACAGGTTCAAGACCAGTTTAAGAACACAATCCCCAAAGGACTGGGATGTTTTGATTCTGGATACGGTTGGTGAGCTAAGCCTCGCCTATGCTCTTGGTACAGTGGTCTTCGTGGGCGGAAGTATCAATGACCGCGGCGGACACAATATTGTTGAACCTGCATTATGCGGCAAGCCTGTCATATTTGGCCCATACATGAGTAATGTGGAAGACTCCGTGAAGCTACTTCTAGGCCGCGGCGGACTGCAGATATCCAACCCAGAGCAGCTGGTGCGTGTTCTAGGCGACCTTTTAGGCGATTCGGAGAAATGTAAATTACTCGGCGAAAAAGCGGCTTCGCAGGCTCGTTCTGTGCAAGGAGCAGCTGCGCAAAATGCGACTCATATTTCAGCAATGCTTAATCAGCGCCAAGCGCCCACATAA
- a CDS encoding CPBP family intramembrane metalloprotease, translated as MLYKIALYVAFVVVAGSLISVPMFHAGQWAIETDLIPQLKPFRFPKYLNRGVLVAAIAGLYPFLRSIGVKNLRGLGLVENSRWRRDLALGFTVGAMGLTFVATWLVVSGRIEIKDPLLSFWFLSAAATAIAVALIEEFFFRGALFGILLQQLSARAATLWLSFIFAVLHFIKPHHSVKLWDGEIQWWTGFEVLSYSFWQFSEPRLLVGGLLTLFMVGVVLAYATLKTRSLFLAIGIHAGWVFVLRMVQMGSTRSAPADWWVGRPLITGIIPFGLVTLTGVLIYYYFGRNRNQA; from the coding sequence GTGCTTTATAAAATCGCTCTCTATGTTGCCTTTGTCGTCGTGGCTGGCTCATTAATTTCTGTTCCGATGTTTCATGCGGGGCAGTGGGCGATTGAAACAGACCTAATCCCGCAGCTTAAACCTTTCAGGTTTCCAAAATACTTAAACCGCGGAGTTTTGGTGGCGGCCATTGCGGGTTTGTATCCGTTTTTAAGGTCTATAGGCGTTAAAAATCTACGGGGGCTGGGTTTGGTCGAGAATAGCCGGTGGCGCCGTGATCTCGCACTTGGATTTACGGTAGGCGCGATGGGGCTTACATTTGTGGCGACTTGGCTGGTGGTTTCCGGGCGAATCGAGATTAAAGACCCTCTTTTGTCGTTTTGGTTTTTATCTGCCGCGGCCACAGCGATTGCAGTTGCGTTGATTGAAGAGTTCTTCTTTCGTGGTGCGCTCTTTGGGATTTTGCTTCAGCAGTTGTCCGCACGAGCAGCCACGTTATGGCTTTCGTTTATTTTTGCGGTCTTGCATTTCATTAAGCCTCATCATTCGGTGAAGCTTTGGGACGGTGAGATACAGTGGTGGACGGGATTCGAAGTTCTCTCGTATTCCTTTTGGCAATTTTCGGAGCCGCGCCTTTTGGTTGGGGGCCTCCTAACACTCTTCATGGTTGGAGTGGTCCTGGCTTACGCCACTTTAAAAACCCGTTCACTTTTTTTGGCGATAGGTATTCATGCTGGTTGGGTATTTGTTCTGCGCATGGTGCAAATGGGTAGCACGCGAAGCGCACCGGCTGACTGGTGGGTAGGGCGACCACTCATTACGGGCATTATTCCGTTTGGCTTGGTCACGCTTACGGGCGTGCTTATTTACTATTACTTTGGACGCAATCGAAACCAAGCGTAA
- a CDS encoding peptide chain release factor-like protein: MVEAPISQEKQEGLRLRLLELGLLEEDFEERFVRGSGSGGQKVNKTASAVYLKHEPSGIEVKTQKSRSQSNNRFFARRELADRYEAEVLGKKTKRDKAADKARKQKKRRKRRSSAKKG; encoded by the coding sequence GTGGTGGAAGCTCCAATTAGTCAGGAAAAACAGGAGGGTTTACGGTTACGCCTTCTTGAGCTTGGTCTCTTGGAGGAAGATTTTGAGGAACGATTTGTTCGGGGCAGTGGCAGTGGGGGGCAGAAGGTTAATAAGACGGCTTCAGCGGTTTACCTAAAACACGAACCCAGCGGGATTGAGGTGAAGACCCAAAAATCCCGTAGCCAATCCAATAATCGATTTTTTGCCCGGCGTGAACTCGCTGACCGATATGAAGCAGAGGTTCTTGGGAAGAAGACCAAGCGTGACAAAGCAGCCGATAAGGCGAGGAAACAAAAGAAACGCCGGAAGCGCCGGAGCTCGGCGAAAAAAGGTTAG
- a CDS encoding class I SAM-dependent methyltransferase has product MSNKPKKPKKLKKSKKPGVAATMDALELYERSVQNPEADVEFLDAIFNDVKGRKARSLREDFCGTGAMCAAWVKGKNKRTAVGLDLCDDTLAWGIQRNIKPLGDEAERVKLLKKDVLTGTKEKSDLIVAFNFSYCIFKERKVLLDYFKKVREGLNEDGAFFVDCHGGTDLGEKMKERKKFDGFTYVWDQRPMCAITNQAIRHIHFEFDDGSKLKKAFTYDWRMWSLPELKDLMVEAGFSKVDIFWEGATEDGEGDGDFIPMDTAEEEQSWIAYVGAWR; this is encoded by the coding sequence ATGAGTAACAAGCCAAAGAAGCCTAAGAAATTAAAGAAATCAAAAAAGCCTGGTGTCGCAGCCACGATGGATGCGCTGGAACTCTATGAGCGTTCGGTTCAGAATCCAGAGGCTGATGTTGAATTTCTTGATGCAATATTCAATGACGTCAAGGGCCGTAAGGCACGGTCGCTGCGGGAAGATTTCTGCGGGACGGGTGCGATGTGTGCCGCTTGGGTTAAAGGTAAAAACAAACGCACAGCAGTTGGGTTGGACCTTTGTGACGATACGCTTGCTTGGGGAATCCAGCGCAACATCAAACCACTTGGCGATGAAGCCGAGCGCGTGAAGCTGCTAAAGAAAGATGTGCTCACGGGAACGAAAGAAAAATCCGATCTCATTGTGGCCTTCAATTTCTCATATTGCATTTTCAAAGAACGTAAAGTGCTGCTCGATTACTTCAAGAAGGTTCGAGAAGGGCTAAACGAGGACGGAGCCTTTTTTGTTGATTGTCATGGCGGAACTGACCTTGGCGAGAAAATGAAAGAGCGCAAGAAGTTCGACGGGTTCACATACGTATGGGACCAGCGCCCAATGTGCGCAATTACCAATCAAGCAATTCGTCATATCCATTTCGAGTTTGACGATGGCAGTAAGCTGAAGAAGGCTTTTACTTATGATTGGCGTATGTGGTCTTTGCCAGAGCTAAAAGACTTAATGGTCGAAGCCGGGTTCTCAAAGGTTGATATCTTTTGGGAAGGCGCCACAGAAGATGGTGAAGGCGATGGCGATTTCATTCCCATGGATACTGCTGAAGAGGAACAGTCTTGGATTGCTTATGTGGGCGCTTGGCGCTGA
- a CDS encoding sigma-54-dependent Fis family transcriptional regulator, with protein sequence MSQRVLVVDDDAAILKAVKRSLVAAGFEVDVAGSGAICLEKLKKKSVDCLLVDLGMPEMDGFEVMREALKDNLARSVIVVTGEGSVPIAVEAMRAGASDFITKPIDFEKLTAAIERSSGARSNPALDTERRLAWRDKYAPGFIGEDPKMLEIFGIIERIADTECNVLVTGASGSGKELVARAVHSASNRRDKPFVAVNCAAIPGELMESEIF encoded by the coding sequence ATGTCGCAACGTGTCCTTGTCGTCGATGACGATGCCGCAATACTAAAGGCAGTCAAGCGCTCCTTGGTCGCGGCCGGTTTTGAGGTCGATGTGGCTGGCAGTGGGGCGATTTGCCTCGAGAAGCTCAAGAAGAAGTCTGTAGACTGTTTGCTCGTGGATCTTGGAATGCCCGAAATGGATGGCTTCGAGGTTATGCGAGAGGCCTTAAAAGACAATCTCGCACGCTCAGTGATTGTGGTCACGGGCGAAGGCTCGGTACCCATCGCGGTTGAGGCGATGAGAGCAGGCGCTTCAGATTTCATCACCAAACCCATCGATTTTGAGAAGTTAACCGCGGCCATCGAGCGAAGCTCTGGAGCACGGAGCAATCCAGCCCTTGATACTGAGCGGCGGTTGGCTTGGCGCGACAAGTATGCGCCTGGTTTTATTGGTGAAGATCCCAAAATGTTGGAGATCTTCGGAATTATCGAACGAATCGCAGACACCGAATGTAATGTCCTAGTCACTGGAGCAAGCGGAAGTGGCAAAGAATTGGTCGCTCGCGCAGTTCATTCAGCCAGTAATCGCAGGGATAAACCGTTTGTGGCTGTTAACTGTGCCGCTATTCCGGGTGAACTCATGGAAAGCGAAATTTTT